A window of Marinobacter sp. es.042 genomic DNA:
GGATCGGAGTGAGAGACCGGAAATTCACGCACCCTCCCGGCTTTCAAAATCGATCCGCGGATCGACCAGGACATAGGTAATGTCGCTGATCAGCTTCAGGATCAGGCCCATCAGGGTGAATATGTACAGGGTGCCGAAGATCACGGGATAGTCGCGGTTCAGGGCCGCCTCGAAACCGAGCAGCCCGAGCCCGTCGAGGGAAAAGATCACTTCAATCAGCAGGGAGCCCGTAAAGAACAGAGCGACAAGGACGCCTGGCAGGCTGGCAATCACGATCAGCATGGCATTGCGGAATACGTGGCCATACAGCACTTCTTTCTGGTCCAGACCCTTGGCGCGGGCGGTTACCACGTACTGCTTTCCGATCTCATCCAGGAAGGAATTCTTGGTAAGCAGGGTCAGGGTGGCAAAACCGCCGATCACATTTGCGGTGACGGGCAACGCCAGGTGCCAGAAGTAATCCCCGATTTGCTGGTACCAGGTCAGCTCGTCGAAATTCGAAGAGGTCAGGCCCCGAAGCGGAAACCAGTCGAAATAACTGCCCCCGGCAAACAGCACGATGAGCAGTATCGCGAAGAGAAAGCCCGGAATGGCATAGCCCACCACAATGGCCGAACTGGTCCAGACATCGAACCTGGAGCCGTCTGTAACGGCTTTCCGGATGCCCAATGGGATGGAAATAAAATAGATGATCAGCGTCGACCACAGCCCCAGGGAGATGGAAACGGGCATTTTATCAAGTATCAGGTCGATGACGCTTTTTTCCCGGAAGAAGGAGTCACCGAAGTTGAAGGTGGCGTAATCGCCAAGCATCTTGAAGAAGCGTTCGTGAGCGGGCTTGTCGAAGCCATACATGACTTCGATTTCTTTCAGAAGCTCATCGGGTATGCCGCGGGAACCACGCGTGTCGCCGGAAGAGTCGGCTACCTCGCCACCGGTACCACCACCGGAAGCCCGGGCCAGGGCGCTGCCGCCGTGGCCTTCCATCTCCGCGATCAGCTGCTCAACGGGACCACCGGGGGCCGCCTGCACAATGACAAAGTTGAGCAGCATGATTCCGATCAGCGTGGGGATGATCAGCGCCAGACGCCTGAGTATGTAGATGCCCATTTGGCGGCGTTTTCCTCAGGGCTTCGCCCACCAGTTGTCCAGATCAATGCCGTTTTTCGGCGTCTCGGCTGGACGTTGCAGATGGTTCCAGTAGGCGACACGGTCGCTTCTCAGGTGCCAGTGAGGGATCACATAATAATGGTGCAGCAGAACCCGGTCCAGGGCGCGAACCCGGTAAACCAGTTCCTCACGGTTTGGCGCCTGAATGACCATGTTTACAAGCTCGTCGATCACCGGGTCGCTCACGCCCATGTAGTTCCGTGAGCCTTTGGCATCCACGGTGGATGAATGCCAGTATTCCCGCTGTTCATTGCCCGGCGAATCCGATTGGCCGAACACCTGGGTGATCATGTCGAAATCGAATTCCCGCAGGCGCTGGATGTACTGGTTGCTGTCCACCAAACGTACGGTCACATCGATACCGAGACGGCCGAGGTTGTTCTTGAAAGGCAGAACCACCCGCTCAAAGCTCTTCTGGAACAGAAGGATCTCGAACGCCAGTGGTTCGCCGGTTTCGCCGTTTACCATCTTGCCATCGCGGATGACATACCCGGCGGACTTGAGCAAACCCAGAGCTGTTCTTAGGTTCTCGCGCAGGCCCTGCTGTCCTTCGGTGGTGGGTGGCTGATACGCCTCGGTAAACACATCATCGGGCAACTGATCCCGGTAAGGTTCGAGTATTTCCAGTTCACGGCCGGTCGGGAGACTCGAGGAAGCGAGATCGCTGTTTTCAAAGTAACTGTCGGTGCGGGTGTACTGGTCAAAGAAGAGGTTCTTGTTGGCCCACTGGAAGTCGAAACCATAGGCCAGCGCTTCACGAACCAGCGGGTCAGAAAATACCTTCCTGCGGGTGTTGAAGGCAAAACCCTGCATGCCTGAAGGCCGGTGATGCTCGATGGCTTCCTTGGTGATGGTGCCGTTTTCGAACCGCTCCCCGGTGTAGGCTGTGGCCCAGTTCTTGGCAGAAGACTCCAATCGGAAATCGAAGCTGCCGGCCTTGAAGGCCTCCAGCGCCACGGTGTCATCGGTGTAGTAGTCGTAGGTGATCTGATCGAAATTGAAACGGCCATTCCGGACGCCAATATCCTGTGCCCAGTAATCGTCAACGCGTTCGTAGGTAATCGACCGGCCTGCTTCGTAGTCACCAATCCGGTAGGGACCACTGCCCAGGGGCGGATTGAGGCCATTCTTGCCAAATTCGCGATCGGCCCAGTAATGTTGGGGCAAAATGGGCATCTGGCCAAGGATCAGCGGCAGCTCCCGATTACTGGTTTCCTTGAAGTCAAAACGTACCCGCTGAGGGCCTTCTATGGTGACTGTGCTGACGTCAGCGTAGTAGTTCCGGAAGAAGGGGTGCCCCTGGGTAGTAAGCGTGTCGAAGGAGAATTTCACGTCTTCGGCGGTAATGGCTTCGCCATCGTGAAACCGCGCCTGTTCACGGATATTGAAAACCACATAGCTCCGGTCTTCGGGTGTCTCCAGGGACTCGGCAATCAGGCCATACGCCGAAAAGGGCTCATCGTCCGACGACTCAAGGA
This region includes:
- a CDS encoding microcin C ABC transporter permease YejB, with product MGIYILRRLALIIPTLIGIMLLNFVIVQAAPGGPVEQLIAEMEGHGGSALARASGGGTGGEVADSSGDTRGSRGIPDELLKEIEVMYGFDKPAHERFFKMLGDYATFNFGDSFFREKSVIDLILDKMPVSISLGLWSTLIIYFISIPLGIRKAVTDGSRFDVWTSSAIVVGYAIPGFLFAILLIVLFAGGSYFDWFPLRGLTSSNFDELTWYQQIGDYFWHLALPVTANVIGGFATLTLLTKNSFLDEIGKQYVVTARAKGLDQKEVLYGHVFRNAMLIVIASLPGVLVALFFTGSLLIEVIFSLDGLGLLGFEAALNRDYPVIFGTLYIFTLMGLILKLISDITYVLVDPRIDFESREGA
- a CDS encoding extracellular solute-binding protein; translation: MTRTRKASSLTSFFSALALVATPLISPFSVAEEAIPAHGIAMHGETKYPPGFSHFDYVNPDAPKGGTLKMAVVANGFDSFNPFDIRGIAAAGISNYLYDTLLESSDDEPFSAYGLIAESLETPEDRSYVVFNIREQARFHDGEAITAEDVKFSFDTLTTQGHPFFRNYYADVSTVTIEGPQRVRFDFKETSNRELPLILGQMPILPQHYWADREFGKNGLNPPLGSGPYRIGDYEAGRSITYERVDDYWAQDIGVRNGRFNFDQITYDYYTDDTVALEAFKAGSFDFRLESSAKNWATAYTGERFENGTITKEAIEHHRPSGMQGFAFNTRRKVFSDPLVREALAYGFDFQWANKNLFFDQYTRTDSYFENSDLASSSLPTGRELEILEPYRDQLPDDVFTEAYQPPTTEGQQGLRENLRTALGLLKSAGYVIRDGKMVNGETGEPLAFEILLFQKSFERVVLPFKNNLGRLGIDVTVRLVDSNQYIQRLREFDFDMITQVFGQSDSPGNEQREYWHSSTVDAKGSRNYMGVSDPVIDELVNMVIQAPNREELVYRVRALDRVLLHHYYVIPHWHLRSDRVAYWNHLQRPAETPKNGIDLDNWWAKP